From Leptotrichia sp. OH3620_COT-345:
CTGAAACAATCACTTTTCTTTGCATTCATTCCTGTATCTTTTATTGAAATAATCTGAATACTATGACTTTTTATTTAATACTTCACTTTCCCTCCGGCAATGAAATTTTTTTAAATACAAAAATATAAATTTATTCTTATTTAAAATCATTCTTTTTCCAAAAGTTCTTCTACTAAAGGTAATTCTGTAATTCCCTCTCTCGCTAAAAAATGGCCTGCTTTTTTTAAAATATAAAGTTCGGCATTAAGTTTTTCAGCCATTTCTCTACTTAATTCTATAGGAACTATAGTGTCATTTTCCGATGCTACTACAAATCTCTTCTTTGCTTTGGAATTTATCTTTTTATAGTCCGTTTTTCCTTCTACAAATGGATGCAGTACCTCGTATTTGGGTATTTTTCTGTCAAATCCCGAAACGAGAACAAATCCTCCAAATTCAGGTAATTCCTCATATTGAGTAAGATATTTAAGTAATGTAATCGTTCCCAGACTATGAGCTACAAAATAAGTATTTTCATTCAGTTCTTTCACATTTTTATTTAATGTTTCAATCCATTCATTTACTTTAGGATTTTCAGAATCAGGCATTCTAAGAACCGAAGCATTCCATCCTTTATTTTCAAACTGTTTTTTCAACCATGGAAACCAATGTTCTTCGGGTGTTGCACTATATCCGTGAATTATATATAATTGTTTTTTCATGTTTTTTCCTCCTTGATTTTATTTTAAATTATAATATCATATTCTAAAAAATATCTTACAGAATTAAAAAATTCGATAACTAAAAAACTAACATAACTTATAAACTTTTAAGATTATCGAACTTTTTCTTCTTCATTATTGAAAAGAATCAAAAATATAAAAATTATAATTCTAATTTATTAAAAAAAGTTAATACTTTTATATAAATTTCTCCAAAAATATGATATTATTCTGATTTGAAAAATAGCTGTCTGAACATAACGAGCTTACTGTTTTTTTAGCATAATGAATATTTTTGAGAATTAAAAAGTTTTGCAGCCGATAACAGGAGTATAAGAACATCAATGAGCTCTCATAAAAAGAAAAATTTTTATATTTTATTTATTACTCGGTAATTTCTATTAAATTTCCGTCAGGGTCGACAATTACACTTTCATAATAGCCGTCTCCTGTAGTTCTTGGTCCGCTGAGACACTTATATCCGTCATTTACCAAAATTTTTGTCAGCCTGTCTACTTCGGCAGTACTTCCCGTACTGAATGCCAGATGAATGAATCCCTCATTTAAAACTTTTTCTTCTCTTCCGATAAGATTTTCCCTTGTCATTATTTCAAGCCTGACATCACTTCCGTCAAAACTTAAAAAATATGTTTGTAAAGTCGTTTCAGTATTATGATATTTTGTATTTGCTTTTGCACCGAAATATTTTTCATAAAATTTTCTTGATTTTTCAATTTCTTTTGTATACAAAGCCACATGATTTATTTTCATTTTTTCCTCCTTATGGATTTTTTAAAGCTTATGATATAACGGTTGCATTTTATTAAAAGTGCATATATGTGTAAATCCTATCTTTTTCAACTCTTCCTGAATGTAAGGAATATGAGCCCCTACATCCTCAGCTTTGTGAGCATCCGAACCTATAGTGATTATTTTCCCTCCCAGTTCATAATAAAGTTTTAAAATATCCCTTGACGGAGTTAAATCTTTCAGTCCATATCTGAAACTTGATGTATTCACTTCTATTCCTTTTCCGTCTTCTATTACTTTTTTCAGTATTTTAGTAATAATTTCTTCCGATTTTTCAAAAGGATGTATAGTTTCATTATATCTCTGTATCATATCCAAGTGCCCTAAAATACTGTAATTTTTATATTTATTCATAACCTTATAAATTTCTTCATAATATTCACGATTGTATTCATCTTGAGTTTTCCCTTTCTGGAAATCATTATTCCAGAATTCCCTGTTATTTATCTGATGACAGGAAAGTATTACAAAATCAAGTTCATAAGCATCAAACAGTTTTTGAAAGTCTTTTATTGTATGTATCTGCATCCCAAATTCCAGTCCCTGTCTGATTGTAATTCTATTTTTATACTTTTCTTTTAATTCTCCTATTTCTTTAAAATAATTCGGATAATCCACATTCAGTACAACTTTTTCCTTTTCAGAATCTGTCATTTGTCTGTAGACATCATGATCTATTTTTACTCCGTAATCTACATGATCAGTAAAACATATTTCGGAAAATCCTTTATTGATAGCACTTATTATGGATTTTTCAAGTTCTTCATCAGAATCATCACTGTATTTACAGTGCATATGATAATCTGCCAACATAACAGCCTCCCTAAGTAAAATATTTCTATTTTTAAAATAAAGTTTATTTAAAATCAAAGTATCTTTTCATTAAAGCAACTTTCATATTCCCAAATTTATTTTAAATTTATCTTACATTTATTATTTTTTAATTCTATATTCTTATTTTTATGCAATTCCTTCAATTTCCTTTTCAATTTCACTTTTTCCATCTATAAGTCCCCATTTCTCAAATATCTGTTCAATTTTAGGCATAAATATCCCGAGAAAAGGTCCGAATAAAATTGCAAAAAGAACTGTTCCTTCTCTTAAAGACCACGGCAATGAAAATAAAAGAGTTGTAACTGTTATAATAGCTATTATTCCCATATCCACCCATTGTCTGAATTTAGAATAGGATATTTTCGTTTTTTTATGAACCGCACTACAGAAACTTTCCAGAGGAAAAGTCGGTTTTCCAAGCACCAAAATTGCACTTACGGAAAAACTTACAAATATAATTCCTATAAGTATAAACATAAATTTTATAAAATAATTATTAAAATATAAATTTTTAAATACAGTATATATAAAATAATTTACAACATTTCCAATTAGAAGCAAAACCAGTATCTGTAAAAAACTGATCTTTTTGAATTTTTTCCCTTCTATTATAAACTGTCCCAGTATACATAAAAGATTGAATATCATTCCTACAGTTCCTATTTTCAATCCTGTCAGATATGAAAAAGTAAGAGCGACAGCATCCCAAGGCCCCAATCCTATACCGATTTTAACTATAAGAGATACTCCGATCCCTGTTAAAATAAGAAATATCACTATAATTATGTATATTTTTATTTCTTTTATAATATTTTGTTTATTTCCCACAACTTTTCCTCTTTCTTTATTATGCAATTACAATTCTTCTCCATTAGTGGCAATTACTTTTTTGTACCAATCAAAACTCTTTTTCTTACTTCTTTTCAGTGTTCCGTTTCCTTCATTGTCCCTGTCCACATATATAAATCCGTAACGTTTTTTCATTTCTCCGGTTCCTGCACTTACAAGATCGATAGGTCCCCACATCGTATATCCCATCAAATCAACTCCGTCAAGCTCTACAGCATCTTTCATAGCTTTTATATGATCTCTCATATAAGCTATTCTGTAATCATCTTCCACATATCCGTTTTCATCAGGTACATCTACTGCTCCCAATCCATTTTCCACAACAAATAAAGGTTTTTGATACCTGTCATAAATTTCATTTATTGTAGTTCTGAAGCCTAAAGGATCAAGACCCCATCCCCAATCCGTCACTTCAATATAAGGATTTCTCATTGAATGTAGAAGATTTCCTTCACCTAAAACGGAAGCTTCCTTTGATATACAACGTGTTGTGTAATATGAAAAACTCACAAAGTCGACGGTATTTTCTTTTAGTAACTTTTTATCTTCTTCCGTTATATTTATTTCAAGATTATTCCTTTCAAAAAATTTTAATGCATAATTCGGATAATATCCTCTCACCTGAACATCTATGAAAAAATAATTCTCTCTGTCTTTTTCAAGAGCTTCCCATACATCTTCAGGTTTTGCAGTCAACGGATAAAATTTACCCGCTGCAAGCATGCAACCTACTTTATTTTCAGGATCAATTTCATGAGCTATTTTTGTCGCCCATGCACTGGCAACCAATTCATTATGTGCTGCGGTATATAAAACTTTCTTCCTGTCCTCTCCTTCTTCAAATACAATTCCCGCTCCCATAAACGGTGCATGTAAAAGTATATTTATCTCATTAAATGTAAGCCAGTATTTTACAAGTCCTTTATATCTCTTAAATATTACTTCACATAGTTTTTTATAAAAATCTGTTATTTTTCTGTTTCTCCATCCTCCATATTCTTTTATAAGGTGAACGGGAAAATCAAAATGAGTTATTGTAACTAAAGGTTCTATCCCGTATTTTTTACATTCTCTGAATATATTTTCATAAAATTCCAATCCTTTTTCATTGGGGGTATTCTCATCTCCTCTAGGAAATATTCTTGTCCATGCTATGGACATTCTGTATGTCTTAAAGCCCATTTCAGCAAATAGCGCTATATCTTCCTTATATCTGTGGTAGAAATCTATTGCTCCCTTGGCAGGGTAAAAATATCCGTCTTCAAATTCCAGCATTTTTCTTTCCCCTGTGATTACAGCTTCCCTGTCTTTACCTACAGGAGATAAATCGACATTGGCAAGCCCTCTTCCATCTACATTATAGGCTCCTTCGAGCTGATTTGCAGCTGTTGCTCCGCCCCATAAAAAATCTTTCCTGAATCCCATATTGTTACCTCCTTAATTTTCAATTACTCAATTTTTATAAAATAATATAACATCGTTTTTTGAAAAAATCAATTATTTCCTATGATTTTGTTCTATTGTTTCATTTTTTCCGATATACAAATTTTTTCTGACACTTTTGTTTCAGATAAATAAATTTTCATTTATTTTTCTCTGTTTTCATAACTTCAATATACGTATTTACATTTTTGTGATAATTATTTACAAGTAACGAAGCAAAAAATATGTCAAAAACGTAATTTATTCCGGCTAAAATAGCAAGCATTTCTAAAGTTAAAACATATTCTTTCATGCATATCCCCATATATTCCGAACAAGCTTCTATAAATTCCGAAGTTGGAGTATCTCCTATCTCTACGACATAAATCTTTCTTTTTTTCAGTTTATTTGCTATTTTTATCATATATAGATTATTCAAAAAAAGAGAAATAATAATTGCCAAATCATTTTTACCTTTCCGACTTGCTACTATATAATGTTCATTTATACCGTCATAAGCTTCACTTTCAATACCCAATGTCATAATTTAAAAGCTGCCAGTTTTGCTACAGTATAGCTGATTCCTATCCCATATATTTCAATTTTTTTGCCTTTTTCAATTTTTCTATAATTTTTTCATTATTGAAGGTGACAAAATAAGTTTCGTATCTGAAATAATTTTTTCATAAAGTAAAGGCGTGAAAGATACAATATCTTCATATTTAATTGAAATATTTAAAGATTCTTTACTTAAAAAAAATTCTATCTTCTTCATTTCATTTACTTTCCTGTCAATTTCTCTCTGAAATTCTCTATATCTTCCAATATTTATTTTCTGCATAATCTTACAGCTGAAACTTTACTTGTAAAAGATTTTCTTCCCAATTTTTCTGCTGAAAATGTATGAATATCTTTCAGATCTTTCAATATGTATTCGGCAATATTCTTTTCACTGTTTGTAAAATTTTCCATTTTTTCCAGTTTATGAATGATCATTTTTTTCCTCTTCAAAAAATTTTTATTATTCCATTTCTTCTATTTCTTTTTCAAGCTCACTTTTTCCATCTACTATTCCCCATTTTTCAAACATTTTTTCAATTTTAGGCATAAATATTCCCATTAAAGGGCCGAACAGCAGCATGGAAATTATAGTCCCCTCCCTCAAAGACCATTTAAGGGAAAATATAAAAGTAAGAATTATTGAAACAGTTACACAGAAAAAATCTACCCACTGTCTGAATTTTCCAAAAGGAATCCCCGTCTTTCTGTGAACCGCACTGCAAAATCCTTCCAATGCAAAGCTCGTTATTCCCAATACTACTATCGCTCCTATTACTGCCGCTAAAAACACAGTCGAAGTTATGGAAGCAGTAAGCCTTATAATATAATTGGGAAATACTAAATTTTTAAATGCGGTATAAGCAAAAAAGTTTATTGCAATTCCCAATAGTATTGAAACAACTATTTGCCAAATACTTGAATTTTTAAAATCCTTTCCAAGTAAAATTTTCTGTCCTATTAAGCATATGAAATTGAATATTATTCCAAGCGTTCCTATTTTTAATCCTGTAAGATAAGAAAAAGTAAGAGACATGGCATCCCATGGTCCTACTCCTACATCCGCTTTTACTGTCACTGCAATTCCCGCTCCTGCCAGTATTATTAATATTCCCAATAACCCATATGCTTTTATGCTTTTTGTCATTTTTTCCGTTCTCCTAGTTCTATATTTCTTTAGTCTTTTCTATTTAACAAAATAAATAATATACTGTTACTACATCATTTCATTTTAATAAACATACTTTTCTTTTATATATATTTTCTTCAAAACAATATTTTTCAATAAAAGGCTTTCCATTTTCATAAATCCACTTCTGGATATATACAGGCTTCACTACAAATAATCTTTCAGATTCCAGAAAAGAATAATTTTCATAGGAATTTTTGAAATTTTTTTTATACATACTCAAAAATTGAACTTGTTCCGAGGGATATCCGATTTCTTCGGATATCCCCTCAATCTGCACATTTTCAAAGCAAAGAGCTATATTCGGATTTTTCAAGAGATATTCATATTTTCTAAAATTTTTATCTGTTTGAAAATAAAAATGTTTATTTATAATTACTACAGACATTGTTCTTGAGGTAACTTTATCATTCAAGGAAGTGGACAGAACCATCTTCCTGCCGTTTCCCATCTGATTAAACAGTTTTTCACATTCATTATCAAATATATTCAATTAAAAACACCTCCAAAACTTTCATATTACTTGTACTGCTCCAATATCCTTCTTTAATTATTTTTAAAAGTATTGCTGTATTAAATTTTTAAATTTTCGACTTACAATTCCTCACCGTTACTTTCTATTACTTTTTTATACCAATAAAAACTTTCCTTACGGCTTCTTTCAAGTGTCCCGTTTCCGTCGTTATCCTTGTCTACATATATAAATCCATAACGTTTTTTCATTTCTCCCGTTGTAAATGAAACAAGATCTATACATCCCCATGGAGTATATCCCATTAATTCGACTCCATCTATTTCTATAGCTTTGTGCATTTCCTTAATATGCTCTCTCAAATATTCTATTCTGTAATTATCGTATACTTTACCATTTTTATTTTTTACATCTATCGCTCCGAATCCGTTTTCCACAATAAATAAAGGTTTATTATATCTTTCATACATTATATTAAGAGCATATCTGAGTCCGACAGGATCAATAGGCCATCCCCAATCCGATTCTTTTATATAGGGATTTTTCACTTTTCCTACAAGTTCATCTCCTCTTTCAGTGCCGGACTTATCAGCTTTATCCACAGTGGACATATAATAGCTGAATCCGATATAGTCTACCGTTCCCTCTTTCAAATCAATTAAATCCTGAGGCTCTATCTGTATGTTAAAACCCTTTCTTTCCCAGAGTTTTTTTGTATAGTTAGGATAAGCTCCCCTTACATGGACATCCAAAAAATGCCAACGACTGTGCATTGACTCCACAGACTGCATCATATCTTCAGGATTACATGAATAAGGGTAAATAGGTACAAATGCAACCATACACCCTATCTGAAAATCAGGATTGATACTTTTCCCTATTTTTACTGCTCTTGCACTTGCCACAAGCTCATTATGGACTACCTGATACATTGTTTCTTCCTTATTTTCACCGTCCTTGTAAATTACTCCGGAACATGTAAATGAAAATATATCTACATCGAGATTTGATGCCTGATTGTTTATTTCGTTGAAAGTCATCCAATATTTTACTTTATTTTTATATCTTTTAAAAACAGTTTCTGCAAATTTTACAAAACAGTCAATTACTTCTCTGCTTCTGAATCCTCCATATTTTTTTACAAGATTAAAAGGTATTTCAAAATGAGAAAGTGTAATAACAGGCTCTATACCATATTTCAAAAGCTCATCAAATAAATCATCGTAAAATTTCAATCCTTCTTCATTGGGAATTTCATCATCTCCGTTAGGAAATATTCTCGTCCAGCCTATAGAGGTTCTGAAACACTTAAATCCCATTTCTGCAAAAAGCGCGATGTCTTCCTTATATCTGTGATAAAAGTCTATTGCTTCATGATTCGGATAATTTTCTCCCGGAATTACTCCTTCAGTTATTTTTCTTGGAATCCCGTGTGCTCCTGCTGTCATAACATCTGCAGTACTCGGTCCTTTTCCGCCTGCATTCCATCCTCCTTCAAGTTGATGAGCTGCAACCGCTCCTCCCCATAGGAAATCTTCGGGAAATTGTCTGTTCTGCATTATTCTCCTCCTTATTTTTAGAAATTCTTATCTTACATACTTCTACTTTATTTTTTCAGTTTTTTATCAGTTTTTATTTTATCCTTTTTATCTTTCGGTAAATCTACTCTATATTTTTCCCTATTTTCATAATACTCTTTAAATTGAGGCAAATATTTTTCATGGGCATCCAGCAGCTCATTTAAAACTTTTCTTGCTATTTCAGTTCCCGGTACAAGAGGATTTGTCGTAAATGCTTGTAATGCAGTTCCATAATCTCCTGTAACGGCCGCTTCCACTGTCAACTCTTCCATTGCTTTCATTATCTGTATGTACCCCCTCTGCCCTGCATTTGGAAATTTTCCAAAATTTAAAGGTTTCGGTCCTGACGATGTTATATACGAAGATATTTCCACTGCGGAATCATAAGGTAAATCTTCTATTGCACCTTTATTTTTAGTATTTACAGCCATCACAGTCCCTTTATTATTATAAATTCCGTTTATAATTTCACACGCTGCATCGGAATAATAAGCTCCTCCTCTTTGTTCAAGCTGTTTAGGTTTTTCATGCAAATCGGCATTTTTATAAAGCTCAAAAAGTTCCTCTTCCACTTTTTTTACTATTTCTCCTCTTGTTCCTTTCTCTTTGTAATCTTTTAAGGACTGTTTCAACATTTCATCCTGTAAATAGTAATATCTATGATAAGGACACGGAAGCATACCGAGATTCTTTATTTGGGTATAATCAAAATTGAAGTTCACAATATTTTTTACACCTATGTTTTCTTCATCCTGAAGCTTTTCCATTAAATCATAAGTTATGTCGTTACCTTTTTTATCATACACATTATACCATACAAAATGATTTAATCCTGCAAATTGAAAGAAAAAATCTTCAACTTTTTTTTCATATATTTTTGCACAATCCATCATTAGATTAACAGGAACATTGCACAACCCCACCACTTTATCAAATTTTCCGTATTTCAGCACAGCTTCCGTTACCATTCCCGCAGGATTTGTAAAATTTATAAGCCATGCGTCAGGTGCCAGTTCTTTTATATCTTTTACAATATCAAGAATTACCGGAATGGTTCTAAATGCTTTGAACATTCCTCCCGCTCCGTTTGTTTCCTGTCCCAGAAGTCCGTTTTCAAAAGGAATTTTCTCATCTTTTATCCTTGCATCAAGAAGCCCCACACGAAACTGTGTTGTTACAAAATCAGCTCCTTTTATAGCTTTTCTTCTATCCAAAGTCAAATGAATTTTACAGTCTATTCCTGCCGCTTTTATCATTCTCCGGGCAAGCTTTCCGACTATTTCCAATTTTTCTTTTCCGTCTTCTATATCTACTAGCCATATTTCTCTTACAGGAAGCTCCTTTATTCTCTTTATAAACCCGTCTATCAATTCGGGAGTATAACTTGAACCTCCTCCTATCGTTACTATTTTAACACCTTTCTTTTTCATTTTTTTGATCTCCTTTATTTTTTATCATATACAGTCTTATACAAATCAATGAATTCCTTTACTAAATCCTTGAACAGTATGGCTCCCATAAGATGATCCTGAGCATGTACCATTATAAGCCCAATGTCTATTTTTTCTCCACCTGCTTCTTTTACAATAAGGTCTGTCTGTATATTATGGGCTTTCAGCATTTCTTCTCCCGCTTGCTCCATAAATCTTTCCGCTTCATCGAAATTTCCTTTTTTTGCAGCATATAAGGCCTGATAAGCCAAACTTTTACTTTCTCCTGCATGTCCTATAAGCGTCATCGCTATTGTTTCCAAATCAAAACTCTCAGCCATTTTTTCCTCCTAAAAATATTTTATTTGATATATTTTTCTTTATACATAAGTTATATCATATTATTTTTATATGTCAATTTTTATATATTTTTGATATTTTTTCGTCTACTTTATTATAATATTTCCAATAATATAATTCTTTTTTTAAATAAACGATTTACAATCATTATATTTTTCGTGTATAATAAGTAATAAAAGTTCTAAAATTTTTAATTTTTTTGTAAGGAGAATTAACATGAATATTTCCAATTCCATAAACAAAAATTTTTTTGAGAATAAAAAAATCAATGTCACATTTTTAAAACCTTTAAATAAAAAGGAAAAAGATTTTCTAAAATACCTTTTTGTACGTTTCAAACTGCTGAAACACTTTGAAAAAACTTCCATTATATCTGATATCCCTTTAAATGATCTTCTTCAGTATTTAAAATACACTTCAATACAGCAGTTACAGAAATTTTTAAATAATTTATTATCAAAAAAACTTGTTTATTCGGTTTCATCCAATAAAAAACTTATTATTACAGGAACCTTTCCGATTCTTTCTTCTTACAGCATAGTTTATAATGAAATAGATTTTCTTTTTTCTAAGGAACTGCTTTTAGCAAGAAAAATAAATACATTATTCGCTATGCTCAGAATAGACTTTTTAATTTTTATGGGAGATGAATTTTCTTATAATCTGTACATTTATCTTATTTCTTCTCAAACAGAAAATAATTTTATAGAAGTTTCCTTGAGAGAATTGAAAGAAATATTAAATACAGGGAATAAATATGACCGTTTTTTTGATTTTGAAAAAAAGGTTTTAAAAAAGTCCGTTGATGATATTAATCTTTTTTCAGATATTGAATTGCAATATGAAAAAATAAAAATCGGAGAATTTAAAAATAACAGAGTGGATAAAATAAAGTTTACTTTAAAAAGTAAAACTGAAAATGACAAACTACTCAAAAATATTAAATTAACTGATAATATTAATAAAATCCTTGATATGGTGAAAGGAGATATTAAAGATTTCCACACAACATTTGAGTTGATTAAAAATTATATAATTAAGAGAAATTTTGATTATGTATATAAAAATACGGTTTTTGTAAAAGAAAACTTTAAAGACAATATCGAACAAAGTTTAAAAAAAGCTCTTCTTTTGGACTTTGCCCAAGCATCTTCTCCTAAAAAGTTCAATGAAATTGTCAATATTAAGAAAATGTATTCGACACCTTTTTTAATTCAACTTGATATTTCGACCTTATTAAGAAAATACGAGCTTGTTCATGAGCTTCAAATATTGCTCGATACAGGCTTTTTCAACAAAATCAATATTTTAAAGGATGATCAGATTTTAGAAAAACATTTTGAGACTTTTAAAGTTTATGTTCATTATTTTAAAAATAAGGAAAGTGTTATTATAATAAGTGTAATTAAAAAAGGAAAATAATCGAAAAATAATTTGAATATTAAGTTTTTAGATTGCTATTTTAAATCTATTCTTTAATTTATCAAAAGT
This genomic window contains:
- a CDS encoding alpha/beta hydrolase gives rise to the protein MKKQLYIIHGYSATPEEHWFPWLKKQFENKGWNASVLRMPDSENPKVNEWIETLNKNVKELNENTYFVAHSLGTITLLKYLTQYEELPEFGGFVLVSGFDRKIPKYEVLHPFVEGKTDYKKINSKAKKRFVVASENDTIVPIELSREMAEKLNAELYILKKAGHFLAREGITELPLVEELLEKE
- a CDS encoding VOC family protein, translated to MKINHVALYTKEIEKSRKFYEKYFGAKANTKYHNTETTLQTYFLSFDGSDVRLEIMTRENLIGREEKVLNEGFIHLAFSTGSTAEVDRLTKILVNDGYKCLSGPRTTGDGYYESVIVDPDGNLIEITE
- a CDS encoding histidinol-phosphatase HisJ family protein; translated protein: MLADYHMHCKYSDDSDEELEKSIISAINKGFSEICFTDHVDYGVKIDHDVYRQMTDSEKEKVVLNVDYPNYFKEIGELKEKYKNRITIRQGLEFGMQIHTIKDFQKLFDAYELDFVILSCHQINNREFWNNDFQKGKTQDEYNREYYEEIYKVMNKYKNYSILGHLDMIQRYNETIHPFEKSEEIITKILKKVIEDGKGIEVNTSSFRYGLKDLTPSRDILKLYYELGGKIITIGSDAHKAEDVGAHIPYIQEELKKIGFTHICTFNKMQPLYHKL
- a CDS encoding YitT family protein, which encodes MHNKERGKVVGNKQNIIKEIKIYIIIVIFLILTGIGVSLIVKIGIGLGPWDAVALTFSYLTGLKIGTVGMIFNLLCILGQFIIEGKKFKKISFLQILVLLLIGNVVNYFIYTVFKNLYFNNYFIKFMFILIGIIFVSFSVSAILVLGKPTFPLESFCSAVHKKTKISYSKFRQWVDMGIIAIITVTTLLFSLPWSLREGTVLFAILFGPFLGIFMPKIEQIFEKWGLIDGKSEIEKEIEGIA
- a CDS encoding 6-phospho-beta-glucosidase, translated to MGFRKDFLWGGATAANQLEGAYNVDGRGLANVDLSPVGKDREAVITGERKMLEFEDGYFYPAKGAIDFYHRYKEDIALFAEMGFKTYRMSIAWTRIFPRGDENTPNEKGLEFYENIFRECKKYGIEPLVTITHFDFPVHLIKEYGGWRNRKITDFYKKLCEVIFKRYKGLVKYWLTFNEINILLHAPFMGAGIVFEEGEDRKKVLYTAAHNELVASAWATKIAHEIDPENKVGCMLAAGKFYPLTAKPEDVWEALEKDRENYFFIDVQVRGYYPNYALKFFERNNLEINITEEDKKLLKENTVDFVSFSYYTTRCISKEASVLGEGNLLHSMRNPYIEVTDWGWGLDPLGFRTTINEIYDRYQKPLFVVENGLGAVDVPDENGYVEDDYRIAYMRDHIKAMKDAVELDGVDLMGYTMWGPIDLVSAGTGEMKKRYGFIYVDRDNEGNGTLKRSKKKSFDWYKKVIATNGEEL
- a CDS encoding YitT family protein; the protein is MTKSIKAYGLLGILIILAGAGIAVTVKADVGVGPWDAMSLTFSYLTGLKIGTLGIIFNFICLIGQKILLGKDFKNSSIWQIVVSILLGIAINFFAYTAFKNLVFPNYIIRLTASITSTVFLAAVIGAIVVLGITSFALEGFCSAVHRKTGIPFGKFRQWVDFFCVTVSIILTFIFSLKWSLREGTIISMLLFGPLMGIFMPKIEKMFEKWGIVDGKSELEKEIEEME
- a CDS encoding pyridoxamine 5'-phosphate oxidase family protein produces the protein MNIFDNECEKLFNQMGNGRKMVLSTSLNDKVTSRTMSVVIINKHFYFQTDKNFRKYEYLLKNPNIALCFENVQIEGISEEIGYPSEQVQFLSMYKKNFKNSYENYSFLESERLFVVKPVYIQKWIYENGKPFIEKYCFEENIYKRKVCLLK
- a CDS encoding 6-phospho-beta-glucosidase, with the protein product MQNRQFPEDFLWGGAVAAHQLEGGWNAGGKGPSTADVMTAGAHGIPRKITEGVIPGENYPNHEAIDFYHRYKEDIALFAEMGFKCFRTSIGWTRIFPNGDDEIPNEEGLKFYDDLFDELLKYGIEPVITLSHFEIPFNLVKKYGGFRSREVIDCFVKFAETVFKRYKNKVKYWMTFNEINNQASNLDVDIFSFTCSGVIYKDGENKEETMYQVVHNELVASARAVKIGKSINPDFQIGCMVAFVPIYPYSCNPEDMMQSVESMHSRWHFLDVHVRGAYPNYTKKLWERKGFNIQIEPQDLIDLKEGTVDYIGFSYYMSTVDKADKSGTERGDELVGKVKNPYIKESDWGWPIDPVGLRYALNIMYERYNKPLFIVENGFGAIDVKNKNGKVYDNYRIEYLREHIKEMHKAIEIDGVELMGYTPWGCIDLVSFTTGEMKKRYGFIYVDKDNDGNGTLERSRKESFYWYKKVIESNGEEL
- a CDS encoding 6-phospho-beta-glucosidase, translated to MKKKGVKIVTIGGGSSYTPELIDGFIKRIKELPVREIWLVDIEDGKEKLEIVGKLARRMIKAAGIDCKIHLTLDRRKAIKGADFVTTQFRVGLLDARIKDEKIPFENGLLGQETNGAGGMFKAFRTIPVILDIVKDIKELAPDAWLINFTNPAGMVTEAVLKYGKFDKVVGLCNVPVNLMMDCAKIYEKKVEDFFFQFAGLNHFVWYNVYDKKGNDITYDLMEKLQDEENIGVKNIVNFNFDYTQIKNLGMLPCPYHRYYYLQDEMLKQSLKDYKEKGTRGEIVKKVEEELFELYKNADLHEKPKQLEQRGGAYYSDAACEIINGIYNNKGTVMAVNTKNKGAIEDLPYDSAVEISSYITSSGPKPLNFGKFPNAGQRGYIQIMKAMEELTVEAAVTGDYGTALQAFTTNPLVPGTEIARKVLNELLDAHEKYLPQFKEYYENREKYRVDLPKDKKDKIKTDKKLKK
- a CDS encoding PTS lactose/cellobiose transporter subunit IIA, which gives rise to MAESFDLETIAMTLIGHAGESKSLAYQALYAAKKGNFDEAERFMEQAGEEMLKAHNIQTDLIVKEAGGEKIDIGLIMVHAQDHLMGAILFKDLVKEFIDLYKTVYDKK
- a CDS encoding replication initiation protein, yielding MNISNSINKNFFENKKINVTFLKPLNKKEKDFLKYLFVRFKLLKHFEKTSIISDIPLNDLLQYLKYTSIQQLQKFLNNLLSKKLVYSVSSNKKLIITGTFPILSSYSIVYNEIDFLFSKELLLARKINTLFAMLRIDFLIFMGDEFSYNLYIYLISSQTENNFIEVSLRELKEILNTGNKYDRFFDFEKKVLKKSVDDINLFSDIELQYEKIKIGEFKNNRVDKIKFTLKSKTENDKLLKNIKLTDNINKILDMVKGDIKDFHTTFELIKNYIIKRNFDYVYKNTVFVKENFKDNIEQSLKKALLLDFAQASSPKKFNEIVNIKKMYSTPFLIQLDISTLLRKYELVHELQILLDTGFFNKINILKDDQILEKHFETFKVYVHYFKNKESVIIISVIKKGK